From Deltaproteobacteria bacterium, the proteins below share one genomic window:
- a CDS encoding ATP-binding cassette domain-containing protein: MDAPLLEFRDVSKEYRARRGFFDLRHRIVRAVDGVDIRIRSGEILGLVGESGCGKSTIARLALGLEPPTRGTVSYQGRELGRIKGKDAFAFRREVQMVFQDPFSSLNPKKTVFQTVREPLRIHGLCSPAEERERVKGLFAEVGIDAKALDRYPHEFSGGQRQRIGLARALATCPALVVADEPTSALDVSIQAQIVNLFLDLHERHRLSYLFISHDLPLVRFMSHRVAVMYQGRIVEVFPALDPCTSTFSAEVHHPYTRFLFNAVPVPDPSVRDRPEIQVRGYESAAEEEHEPNRGIGCPFAPRCDKKGDVCLMEIPKTVMIGPDHIIVCHFPS; encoded by the coding sequence ATGGACGCCCCGCTTCTGGAGTTTCGCGACGTTTCCAAAGAGTACCGGGCAAGACGGGGTTTTTTCGACCTTCGGCACAGGATTGTTCGGGCAGTGGACGGCGTGGATATCCGGATCCGTTCCGGGGAGATCCTCGGGCTCGTGGGAGAGAGCGGGTGCGGAAAGTCCACGATCGCCCGCCTCGCCCTAGGCCTGGAGCCTCCGACCCGGGGCACTGTCTCTTACCAGGGCCGGGAGCTCGGGAGGATCAAGGGAAAGGATGCCTTTGCATTTCGCCGGGAGGTCCAGATGGTCTTCCAAGACCCATTTTCCTCTCTCAATCCAAAAAAGACCGTGTTCCAGACCGTTCGTGAGCCTTTGCGGATCCATGGGCTCTGCTCCCCGGCTGAGGAGCGGGAACGGGTGAAAGGGCTCTTCGCCGAGGTAGGAATCGACGCAAAGGCCCTGGATCGCTATCCCCACGAGTTCAGCGGGGGGCAGCGCCAGAGGATCGGGCTTGCACGGGCACTTGCCACCTGTCCGGCCCTTGTAGTGGCAGACGAACCCACCTCCGCCCTGGATGTCTCTATCCAGGCCCAGATCGTGAACCTCTTCCTGGACCTTCACGAGCGCCACCGGCTCTCCTATCTCTTCATCTCGCACGACCTTCCCCTGGTCCGGTTCATGAGTCACCGGGTCGCGGTCATGTATCAGGGGCGGATCGTCGAGGTCTTCCCTGCCCTGGACCCCTGCACCTCCACGTTCTCGGCGGAGGTCCATCATCCCTACACGCGCTTCCTTTTCAACGCCGTCCCTGTGCCAGATCCCTCCGTGCGCGACAGGCCAGAGATCCAGGTCCGGGGATATGAGTCTGCGGCCGAAGAGGAACACGAGCCAAATCGCGGGATCGGGTGCCCGTTCGCCCCGAGATGCGATAAAAAGGGGGATGTGTGCCTAATGGAGATACCCAAGACGGTCATGATCGGGC
- the gpmI gene encoding 2,3-bisphosphoglycerate-independent phosphoglycerate mutase, translating to MKNSSQVRPAMLVIMDGWGWREETEGSAIRLARTPFLDRIQKDYPFTLLKASGESVGLPEGQMGNSEVGHLNLGAGRIVYQELTRIDKAIRDGTFQENSVLRKAMESVLGSGRSLHLLGLVSDGGVHSQLGHLFALLRLARDLGVENVYLHAFLDGRDTLPTSGVRYLAQVQDEMNRLKCGKIASILGRYYAMDRDKRWDRVQIAYEALVRGEGIREQDPIRAVENAYERGETDEFVKPVVMVGESGDVLPRIHDGDAVIFFNFRADRARQLTRAFTEPAFSRFETGKRPGLATFVTMTQYDETFDLPVAFPPQRLEKILGEVVSLAGLGQFRIAETEKYAHVTYFFNGGEETPFPGEDRLLVPSPRDVPTYDLKPEMSAFQVADALVKRIETAQDALIVVNFANGDMVGHTGVLKAAIAACEAVDTCVGRVVEAWRKRGGAALVTADHGNAEVMIAPDGGPATAHTTNPVPLYFVDDLRKTATLRRGILADVAPTLLEVMGLPIPAEMTGRPLFE from the coding sequence ATGAAAAATTCGTCACAGGTAAGGCCTGCGATGCTCGTCATCATGGATGGCTGGGGCTGGCGTGAAGAGACGGAAGGAAGCGCCATCCGCCTCGCCCGCACCCCTTTCCTCGATCGTATTCAGAAGGACTACCCCTTCACTCTGCTCAAGGCGTCAGGTGAATCGGTGGGGCTGCCCGAGGGCCAGATGGGAAACTCGGAGGTGGGCCATCTGAACCTGGGTGCAGGGCGGATAGTCTATCAGGAGCTCACGAGGATCGATAAGGCCATCCGGGATGGGACGTTTCAGGAAAATTCCGTGCTTCGAAAGGCCATGGAATCGGTCTTGGGAAGCGGGCGTTCGCTCCATCTCCTCGGCCTCGTCTCAGACGGCGGTGTGCACAGCCAGCTCGGCCATCTCTTCGCCCTTCTCCGTCTGGCCCGGGATCTTGGCGTTGAAAATGTCTATCTGCATGCCTTCCTCGACGGCCGGGACACCCTTCCCACGAGCGGGGTCCGGTACCTGGCCCAGGTGCAGGATGAGATGAACCGCCTGAAATGCGGGAAGATCGCCAGCATCCTCGGGCGGTATTATGCCATGGACCGGGACAAGCGATGGGATCGGGTGCAAATCGCCTATGAGGCCCTTGTCCGTGGGGAGGGGATCCGGGAACAGGACCCGATACGCGCCGTAGAAAACGCCTACGAACGGGGTGAGACGGACGAATTCGTAAAACCCGTCGTAATGGTTGGCGAAAGCGGGGACGTGCTTCCTCGCATTCATGACGGAGACGCAGTGATCTTTTTCAACTTCCGGGCGGACAGGGCGCGGCAACTCACCCGGGCCTTTACGGAACCGGCGTTTAGCAGGTTCGAAACCGGCAAAAGGCCTGGTCTTGCGACCTTTGTCACCATGACCCAATACGACGAGACGTTCGATCTCCCTGTCGCCTTTCCGCCCCAGCGCCTCGAAAAGATCCTCGGCGAGGTCGTGAGTCTTGCAGGACTCGGCCAGTTCCGCATCGCAGAGACGGAAAAGTACGCACACGTGACCTATTTTTTCAACGGCGGAGAGGAAACCCCCTTTCCAGGGGAAGACAGGCTCCTCGTCCCTTCGCCTCGAGATGTCCCGACCTATGACCTCAAGCCCGAGATGAGCGCGTTTCAGGTGGCTGACGCCCTTGTCAAAAGGATAGAGACGGCACAGGACGCCCTTATTGTGGTCAATTTCGCCAATGGGGACATGGTCGGCCATACAGGTGTCCTGAAGGCTGCCATAGCGGCCTGCGAGGCCGTGGATACCTGCGTAGGGCGGGTTGTGGAGGCCTGGAGAAAAAGGGGCGGGGCGGCCCTTGTCACCGCTGACCATGGAAACGCCGAGGTCATGATCGCACCTGACGGGGGGCCTGCCACCGCCCACACAACAAACCCGGTCCCGCTCTACTTTGTGGACGACCTCAGGAAGACCGCGACGCTCAGACGCGGTATCCTGGCGGACGTGGCCCCGACGCTGCTCGAGGTTATGGGCCTTCCCATACCCGCGGAGATGACGGGCAGGCCCCTTTTCGAATGA